CCCGATTAAAAAAGCACGCTGCCCTGCACCAGGTTTATGGCAATGACCCCCAGACCTCTACCCAGATCGAAGATCGCGATCGCCTGTTGAAAGCCCTAGAGCAGGATGAATTCTCGCTCTACTATCAACCTCAGATCAGTCTACAAACGGGTGAGTTGGTGGGGGCAGAAGCTCTGATTCGCTGGCATGATCCGCAGCGCGGCTTGGTTCCTCCCAATGACTTTATTCCCCTAGCCGAGTCTACGGGGGTGATCATTCCCATCGGGCGCTGGGTGTTACAAACAGCATGTCAACAGGCGGTGACCTGGCAAGAGCAGCATATGCCACCGATTAAGTTAGCTGTTAATATATCTGGTGCTCAATTTAATCGTCCTGATCTCATTCCTGAGATAACCCAAGTGTTGGATCACACTGGATTGTCTCCCCAATACCTCAGTCTTGAATTAACCGAAAGCCTGCTTGTACAAAATGTGGAGAGCACCATCAATACCCTGAATGAGCTCCATGCTAGAGGATTACAGGTGTCGGTAGATGATTTTGGTACCGGTTATGCCTCACTGGGATACCTGCAGCATTTCTCGTTTAACACCCTGAAGTTAGATCGCTGCTTTGTAAAACAGGTTAATCAAAATACTAAGAATGCAGCGATCGTCATGGCTCTCATTCAAATGGCCCACAGTTTAGACCTCGATGTGATTGCTGAAGGAGTGGAAACTGAAGATGAACGAGATTTCTTAGCTATGCATCGTTGTGATGCTATGCAGGGTTACTTGTTTAGCCGACCCTTACCTGCTTCAGAATTTGTGCAGCTCGTCATGCGCTGCCAAGTTGCCGATGCATCCTTCCACTGACCTGCCAGAGCCTGCTGTTAGCTGTTC
This region of Candidatus Obscuribacterales bacterium genomic DNA includes:
- a CDS encoding EAL domain-containing response regulator, producing the protein MSPKKILVIEDEPMLRDLISDLLEAECYEPICAEDGISGLQMARDTTPDLILCDVMLPGMDGYGILAALQQDVITAAVPFIFLTAKSERLDIRHGMALGADDYITKPFDRLDLLSTIRTRLKKHAALHQVYGNDPQTSTQIEDRDRLLKALEQDEFSLYYQPQISLQTGELVGAEALIRWHDPQRGLVPPNDFIPLAESTGVIIPIGRWVLQTACQQAVTWQEQHMPPIKLAVNISGAQFNRPDLIPEITQVLDHTGLSPQYLSLELTESLLVQNVESTINTLNELHARGLQVSVDDFGTGYASLGYLQHFSFNTLKLDRCFVKQVNQNTKNAAIVMALIQMAHSLDLDVIAEGVETEDERDFLAMHRCDAMQGYLFSRPLPASEFVQLVMRCQVADASFH